The region TCGACCAGACCACCGTCCAGCGGCATCTGGTGCAGGAAGGTCAAGGCAGAGTGCGGGTCTTCGGGGGTATCACCGTGGGCGGGTAGGCCAAACACCATGCTTGTGCCCCAGGGGTTCACTCCAAAAAGCCAGTCGATGTTGGCCTGCTCCAGTTCTGCAAAAGTCTCATCTCCGGAAAGCTCCCGGTAAAGATGGTTCTGAATGGCGAAAGAGGTAGTCAGGTTATTGGAGCACCAGATAAAAGGCACACCACGGTAAAAGGCATTTTGCTTCGCTTTCCTGTTAACCCGTTCGATACCTTCCTTATAAAAACTTATTAACTCAGCTTTTTTGCCGGCTTCAGCTTGTTTTGCCAGTTCGTAATGGCCAAAGTTGTGGAACGGATACCATTGGTAATGGCGCGCTGTATCTGCCCCCATCCAAGGGGTTACTTTCTCCTGCAAGCCATATTGGAAAGCCTGATCAAAGTAGCGCTGGTCTCCTGTAAGCTGATACAAGGCAGCGGCTCCAAGCTGCATATCGTCTACCCAGTTATCTTCTTCATAGAAGTATGGGGCCCGGTTAGGGGCAGTTTGTGCTACTCCCGGCTTTGCCAGCCCCAGCTTGTAGGCTGATAGCGCCTTCTTACTATACGCGCTTGCCAGGTCATCCTCCCGCTCGCCGTAGAGTTGCGCGCCCAGGGCAAAGGCACTGGCAAACTTTCCTGCCGTAGAGGCCACGCCTGTTGCCCTGTTCTTATACTTGCCTAAGCCTTGTGGCTCGCCGGTGGCAAAGTATACCGGGCGGGCCCTTCCTTTTCCCATCCCGTAGTCCACATCGTCTTTCGTAGGCAAGCGAAGCCCCTGGTGATCGCGGTCGTCGGCCAGTTGGTTGAACAGCCAATCTTCGCGCGGGTGCATTTTGGATAGCCAGGTCAGCCCCCACTTTGCCTCGTCCAGCACGTCGGCCACCCCGTTGCTCCCCTCCAGGCCATTGTCCAAGTGCTGATCAGAAAACACCTCCGGAAAATCGCGGTAAGCGGCCAGCAGGTGGTAAGTGGCGTTTGCGGACGTGGTGGCATACTGGAGGTAATCAGAGGCATCATGCCACCCGCCCGACACATCGATTAGGGTGCTGTCCGGCATGGGGCCATACATCGTATAGCCATCGTGCACGTGGCAGGAGTCCTGCAAGTATGGGTTGTAGCCGCTGCGCTGCTGGCGCATGTAGCGCAGCGCAAAATCAGCGGTGCCGCTATACACATCTGCATCAATCCTAAAGGCAGGAGATTTTACCTTGCCAGCTTTGATATGGTAGCTGCCGGGCTCAGCAAACTGGCTGAAGTTCAGCCGGTATGATTCCTTGAAAGGGCCATAAGCACCGAAGGCCTCCCCGGCACTGCCCTTGAAAACAACTTTACCTGTCTTCTCGTCCACTAATTCAAAGCTCCGGAGGCGGCCAGGGGATTTACTTACCCAAACGGCCACCTTCACACCAGCGGGAGTATAGCCCAACTGATTAATGCGCACCCAAGCCTGCTCCTGTTCAGCGGCAACCCCACTGGCGGCATCGGACTTTGATGGCACACAACCTGAAATGCCAACGCCAGCCACCATAGTAGTAACTGCCAAAGCGATGGGGAGCAATCTTTTCTTATTAATCATTGTGGTGATCTTGGTTTCTGAAGGTATGACCCGTTTACTACAGGCGCTGATATATTGCCCGTCGGAGTTGCTATGCAGATGCCTATATTAGTCTTGTCCTGCCACCAACTTCTGGAAATCGGGCAGTTTCTCATAAAGCACCTTTCCAGGGCATTGCGTTTGTGCAAAGTCCAGGTGCCCTCCTATACTGTCGGCCGGGATGTTATACTTCCTGGCTAATGCCGGTATCAATACTTCGAGTGTTGCCAGCTGTTTCGCCGTTACTTCCTCCACCTCAAAGTTGCCTTCAACCACTACCAAAAGGTGGCCAGTCGGGTCGTAGGCCGTATTGGAGTCTCCCGCATACCCGAGCTCCCTGCCTTCTGCTACTTCTCCGTTGCAATCCACATACAGGTGGTACGGAATGTCTGCCCACACAGGCTTGGTTTTGCCACTTGCCAGGGCGCTCTCCTCCTGCGAGAACTTTTGAAGCGCCCGCATCTTCTCCGCTAGCGCCCTCTCCGGCACCTGCCTTGTAGCCGTGTGGTGGATGGTAAGCCGGTTTAAGGTATGGCTGCGCATGGGCAACACCGCCGCCTTTGCACCCCATGCTTCGCGCGACATAAATTGTATTTCCTCAGGCACAGGTTGCTGTGTGGCTGGACGTTGGCAACCGAAAAGTACAAAGAGGAGGGGAATCAGGAAAGCCTGCTTCATAGGTTGTTTGTAAAGCTGTGTTTCTTGTTTATGACAACAGACTCTGCATAAGCCCTGTACACCATCCGGTTAACTTTGTAAAAAAGGCGCGGGGCGATCTGTATCGATCAGATTGCTAATATACTACGTCTGTTATATATTAGCAATTACATACATATTCGCCTGCACCGGAGCCCCATAAGTATCTTTCCCAAACTACAGCCCGGACAACTCCTTTCAACTTATCACCCTTTAAAACCCTTACACTACGCATGAAGAAGCTATTTACTTTAACCACTCTTGTACTTGCCCTTTTGTCATTTAATGTACAGTCTCAATCACACGCCCCCAAAAGAGAGTTCAGAGCTGTATGGATCGCTACTGTGGCAAACATAGACTGGCCAAGCCAGCCAGGCCTTTCCTCGGTTATTCAGCAGGAAGAGTTTAGGTATATTTTGGATGAGCACCAGAAAAACGGCATGAACGCCGTGGTGGTACAGGTTCGCCCTACAACTGATGCCCTCTTCCGAAGCGACCGGGAACTGTGGTCGCACTGGCTTACCGGCACCCAAGGCAAGGCACCTAACCCGCCCTATGATCCACTTGCGTTTCAGATAGAAGAGGCGCACAAAAGAGGGATGGAGTTCCATGCCTGGTTTAATCCCTACCGCGCCTCCCACGACACCATCATCGCCAACCTGAACCCCAACCACATCACGCAGACAAAGCCGGAGTGGTTTGTGCAATATGGCGGCAAGTTATACTTTAAACCCGGCCTTCCGGAGGTAAGGGAGTACATCACCGGCATTATCATGGATGTGGTGCGGAACTACGAGGTAGACGCCATCCACTTTGACGACTACTTCTATCCTTATCCTACAGCCGAACCTTTTCCGGACGATGAGGATTTTGCCAAGTATGGGGCCGGCTTTGCCAGCAAAGACGACTGGCGCCGTTACAACGTGGATGAGGTGATCAGAACTCTTTCTGATAGTATAAAGGCCGTGAACCCCAGGGTGAAATTTGGTATCAGTCCTTTTTCCATCTGGCGCAACAAAACCGCAGAAGATGCCCGCGGCTCTGACACAAAAGGCGGCCTCACCAACTACGACCACCTGTACGCCGACATCCGGGGTTGGCTCGAAAAGGACTGGATCGATTACAATGTGCCGCAGCTATACTTCCACATTGGCTATGAGGTGGCTGATTATGCAAAACTGCTGGACTGGTGGAGCAATAACAATTTTGGCAAACACCTCTACATTGGCCAGGGCACCTATAAAATCAACAGCGACCGGAGGTTTAAGGAATGGTCTGACCCGCTGGAGAATGGCCGCCAATTGCGTTTGAACCGCAGTACCCCGAATGTGCATGGCAGCGTTTTCTTCAGCTCAAGGTCTGTGATGAGCAACCCAAATGGCGTACAGGACAGCCTACGGCAGGACTTCTATAGGCTACCCGCGCTGGTACCTACCATGAAATGGATTGATGCTGTAGCACCTTTGGCACCGGAGGCTCTGGAAGCTAAGAGTACCCACGAAGGTATTTATTTGACTTGGAGCGCTTCAAAGCCAGCCTCTGACGGTGAGTCTGCACGTTATTATGTTATCTACCGCTTTCTCAAAAAGCAGCAGCCTGACTTTGACAACCCTGAAAATATCGTAGCCAAAGTATACAAAGACACGCACCAATTCCTGGATACCACCGTTTCCGCTGGTGAGGGCTATGTATATTTTGTTACCTCCCTTGACCAGATCCAGAACGAGAGCGCGCCATCTCCTAGAGTAAAGGCTAAGGGTAGAAAATTGCTATAAGCCTTGGTACATGCCATCTTAAGCTTCTATAAAAATGAGCAGGGAAACATTACTGCTCATTTCTTTTTACCACTTATTTTTCTTGCAGGTTAATTTGATCTGCTACTGACACAGTGCTGCTTCTTCCTCCTGGCCCAATGTTCTCTTCCTCTCCCCTACCTATCCGAGAAGAGGAAAAGAGCACTTGAATAAATGCATTTTACCGAATAATAAAGCTACAACAGCAAAATTTTGAGCCAGAGATGGAAAGCACTGGTGTCTTGAGCGAGGCAGCTCTCACTGCTAAAGGGTATAGAAGCACTCCATTTAAAAGAATCCAGAGATAGGCTACTCAAAAGTATTCTACACCCTGCATGTTGCGCAGTACTTTTATCGTTGCAGGATGCTCCTGTATACTACTAAAGTTGAGATCAATAGATACAAAAAAAGCCCTCCGGGCTTGTGGCACCGGAGGGCTTTAGTAATAATTCACAATGTAGTTATTACCAACCTGGGTTTTGCTTAAGCTCTACACCATTGTCTTGGTAAAGCTTTATCTGATCCAGTGGTAGTGGGTTCAGGTAAACTTTTGGATCTACAAAAAGACGCTGCGAAGCAGCAGAAGGTGCCGGAATGATATAGCCTTCCTCAGCGCCCGTCAACACCACATCATCTTTCAGGCCTTTATAGTCAGCTCTTCTGATCCAGGCGCCTCGGTTGATGTCTTCATTTGCCTGTGTATCCACGTACTCCAGCTTCATCCATCTTTTCAAGTCATCCAGTCTGAAGCCTTCCATCATAAGTTCAACACGTCTCTCACGACGTATCTCCCATATAATGGGTGATACAGAAGGGTCCCGCTCGGGGTCAGAGTAAACGATGCCATTTACAGCAGCCTCGTTGCCCATAACCTGCAGATCGGGCATTTCAATGCCTGGTCTGGAACGCAGTACGTTAATGGACATATCCAGATCAGCCTGGGTAAGTGCCGGCCCGCCTACGGTAGCCAACTCTGCAGCAGCTTCCGCATAGTTTACCAGCACCTCACCGTAACGGATAACAGGAGCATCCGTTGGGTTAAGGTTAGAGCTACCTTCCGGAGTATCTTTGATAGACTCGTTCAGGAACTTATGGGTAGCATAACCAGACGTTGAGTAGTTGCTAGCGATACCATTCAGGCGCAGTTCATCAGACACAAATGTTTCGGTGATGCGTGGATCTCTATTGGCCATCACATTCTCAACACCATGGTCTCCCTGGTACAACGGAGAAACAGAAATTGGTAATCCGTCTTCTGCCAAGTAAGTATCAATAGCATCTTTGGAAACACCAGTCTGTGGCTCTTTGTTGTTGTAGCTGTTCAGTGCGTGCGTCAGTATACCTGGCTCATACTGTCTGTAAAGTATAACTTCCGGGTTACCAGCCAAGTTCAGTGAATTGAACACAGCTCTGTAATCTCCCAGCGAATATTTACCAGAGCTAATGATCTGCTCAGCAGCCCATTTAGATGCCTCCAGGTACTCAGCCGCTTTCTCAGCATTGTTGTTGTGGTATTTCTGCCAGGTACCCTCGAACAGGAACACGCGCGACATGAAAGCCAGCACAACATCTCTGTTCACAGTCAGCCCTTTGGCGCCATCCGTCGCTCTTACGTTTTCGGCTGCATACCTGAAGTCGGCTAAAACTTTGTCCATTACGAAGGTGCGGGAGTCGCGGGTTTTGTAGAGCAGTTCTACATCTGCCTCTGTTAACTCCTGCTCAAACCAAGGCACATCACCAAAGCTCTTCACCAGGTCATGATATTCCAAGCCTCGGAAAAAGCGGCCAACACCTGTCCAGTGGTTTTTAGCGTCCTCAGCCATCGGTACATCCTGCACACGATCGATAAAGATGTTCGCTTTCCTTACCCAGGCGAATGTCCAGCCACCGCCTGAAGAAGGCACGTTTTTAATGAATTGGGTGGGATTTGAGGGTGCAAAATCATCGTTCAGTGTCTCACCTGAGAAGTATTTACCCCAGGAATATCCTGAACCGTAACCGGTAAAGTAGGCCGTGTAAAAGCCATAAGAAAAGGTTCTTACATTTTCCTCGTTTGTCCAGTAAGAATCGTCCGTTAGTTTATCAACTGGAGGGGTTTCCAGAAAATCTTTCTCACAACTCATCAACATAGATGAAGCAAGAAGTATAGCTGCTATGAATTTTATTTTCATTTTGATATCGCTTTAAAATTAGAATGTGGCTTGAAGACCGAATGAGAGTGTTCTGCGATAAGGGTAAACTCTACCAAATGTGTTGGAATCATTCAGGCCAGCAGTAGTGTAATTCACTTCCGGGTCAATTGGAATGTCTAAGTTATCAAACTCGAATAGGTTCTCGCCGCTAAAGTATACACGCAGTCGGTCAATCTTTACTTTGCTAGTCAGGGTGCTTGGTAGCGTATAACCGAAAGTGATGTTCTTCATTCTCATGTAAGACAGGTCGAGAAGGTACTTGGTCTGTGGCAGGAAGTTTCTGGAATTGTTGGCAACCGCTGAACCTTCCTGATCTGTAGGACGTGGATAATAAGCATTCGGGTTCTCTGGAGTCCAGTAGTCCATCTGGTGGGCATACCAGGCTTCGCCGGCTCTGTATCCAGGGATGAACAGCGGTCCGTTTGCCCAGAAGTCACGCTTTCCAACACCCTGGAAGAACAGACTCAGGTCAAATCCTTTGAAGTCGGCACCTAAGCGCAGTCCATACTGATAGCGTGGCGTAGAGTTACCGATCACTTTCATATCGCCATGATCATCAACTGTTTCCGAGCCACGATCAATTTTGCCGTCGCCGTTCAGGTCTTTATATTTTATATCGCCCGGTCCATAAAAGAACCAGCCGCTTTCGTAGAATGCCTGAGATGGTACTCCTTCTTTCAAGATATAATGCCCGTTAGCATCCTCTACCAGTTTTCCGCTAGCGTCCTGAACAAAATCATCGTTTGTAAAGAAACGATCGGTTTCGTATCCCCAGATATCGCCAAGCACCATTCCCGGACGATTTTGGTTTATGCCTCTGTTATCAGCATAGTCTGTGATCTTCTCCTTAAAATCTGCCAAGGTTGCAGTTGCGTTGATGTTGAAGCCGCTATTAAAGGTGTGCTCAAAGTCAACAGCAAGCTCCCATCCTGTGGTCTGCAGTTCTCCACTGTTACGAATAGTAGGCGTGGTGCCAAATGAAGATGGCTGAACAAGGCCCTCGCTGTGCATGTCTTCCGTAGTTCTTCTATACCAGTCAAAGGTTACACCAACCTTATCCTTCAGGAATCTTGCATCCAAACCAAAGTCAAGGGTATTTACTGTCTCCCAAGTTAAACCTGCCGGAAATGCCCCTGGCGTACCCGCAGTTACTACATTGACACCTCCTATCAGCCATCCAGATGAAGAAGAGCTCATCAAGCGATAGATATCACCCAGTCTTGAGTTAGGGTTACCAATAGAACCATAAGAACCTCTCAGCTTCAGGAAAGTCATCACCGGATCAGCAAATTCCATGAATGGTTCTTTGCTGATCACATAACCAACAGACATGGAAGGGAAAAAGGCCCATTTCTTAGTTGGGGAAAGTCGGGATGAGCCGTCGTATCTTCCGTTAAACTCAACTAGGTATTTCTCGTCAAAAGCATAGTTCAGACGGCCAAATGTACCGATGTTAGCCCACTCATCACGCGCACCATCCACAAACTGGTCACCAGTGGCAAGGTCGATCTCACCCATGTTAGGGTCCATCAGATTTCGCTTCTGAGACATTTGGTACCAGTATTCGTAGCGCTCGGCGTCGCCACCTGCCATCACTTTAAAGGAGTGTCTGCCGATGTCCTTTACGTAGGTAGCAAAAACTTTACCTACATTTCTGTTGCTCCAGTCAGAGTTGTATTGCACTCTGTTATAAGCAGCACTGCTGTATGGCTCATACTTCAAGTTTGCACCAGTCGCCCAGAAGTTGTAGGCAGATAAAACACCACCCGTCTGGTGCTCATGTCCGTTGTTTCCGGTGTATGTGTAATCAGCATCAATGGTCAGTCCCTTCAGAGGCTTTAACGTTCCTCCAATGTTGATGCGCGTCATCTCTGACGTCTCGTTGTTCATCTTCGCCTGCTGCACCTCTGTAATAGCGCTTCTGAACGGATGGCCTTCGTAGGTGCCGTACGGGTAAACGGCTGGCCATCTGTAGAGGTAATACCACGGGTCATATGTTTCGCTGGAGAAGTAGAACGGACGTGTAAAGTCAGATTTAGAGTACAGAACCTTGGCGCGAGCGTCAAACCAATCTGTAACAGTCGTATTCACCCCAACGTTTAGGTTGTACCTGTTATACTCGTCCGGGTTCACTTTCAGTACACCTTCTTGGCCCAGATAACCTAAACCCAGGTAATAGTTGGTCTTCTCGCTGCCACCAGACACAGTCACATCATGCTTCTGCTGCGGCGTCCATTCTTTCATGAACATCTCACCCG is a window of Pontibacter kalidii DNA encoding:
- a CDS encoding peptidoglycan recognition protein family protein, with product MKQAFLIPLLFVLFGCQRPATQQPVPEEIQFMSREAWGAKAAVLPMRSHTLNRLTIHHTATRQVPERALAEKMRALQKFSQEESALASGKTKPVWADIPYHLYVDCNGEVAEGRELGYAGDSNTAYDPTGHLLVVVEGNFEVEEVTAKQLATLEVLIPALARKYNIPADSIGGHLDFAQTQCPGKVLYEKLPDFQKLVAGQD
- a CDS encoding SusC/RagA family TonB-linked outer membrane protein, whose protein sequence is MLLLHAEGFAQGKTVSGTVTSEEDKFELPGVSVTVKGKSRGTTTDASGQYSINNIEPSDVLVFSFIGMKPEERTVGNASTIDVALQTDAKALEEVVVVGYGTQKKANLTGAVSTVDTKVLESRPVTDVARALQGTTPGLTITTSSGAIGQNPNITLRGISGTLRNPGAKPLILVDNVEIPSLQMINPEDIESISVLKDAASASIYGARGAWGVVLITTKSGKRGSDTKVTYSNNFSWATPTTTPEIAPAADGAEAAFQALRRKNPNTNVFGVVGMYIDQTSIEKMREWEQQYGGQDLGNEMVLGRDFEIRDGRLFFYRSWDPGEMFMKEWTPQQKHDVTVSGGSEKTNYYLGLGYLGQEGVLKVNPDEYNRYNLNVGVNTTVTDWFDARAKVLYSKSDFTRPFYFSSETYDPWYYLYRWPAVYPYGTYEGHPFRSAITEVQQAKMNNETSEMTRINIGGTLKPLKGLTIDADYTYTGNNGHEHQTGGVLSAYNFWATGANLKYEPYSSAAYNRVQYNSDWSNRNVGKVFATYVKDIGRHSFKVMAGGDAERYEYWYQMSQKRNLMDPNMGEIDLATGDQFVDGARDEWANIGTFGRLNYAFDEKYLVEFNGRYDGSSRLSPTKKWAFFPSMSVGYVISKEPFMEFADPVMTFLKLRGSYGSIGNPNSRLGDIYRLMSSSSSGWLIGGVNVVTAGTPGAFPAGLTWETVNTLDFGLDARFLKDKVGVTFDWYRRTTEDMHSEGLVQPSSFGTTPTIRNSGELQTTGWELAVDFEHTFNSGFNINATATLADFKEKITDYADNRGINQNRPGMVLGDIWGYETDRFFTNDDFVQDASGKLVEDANGHYILKEGVPSQAFYESGWFFYGPGDIKYKDLNGDGKIDRGSETVDDHGDMKVIGNSTPRYQYGLRLGADFKGFDLSLFFQGVGKRDFWANGPLFIPGYRAGEAWYAHQMDYWTPENPNAYYPRPTDQEGSAVANNSRNFLPQTKYLLDLSYMRMKNITFGYTLPSTLTSKVKIDRLRVYFSGENLFEFDNLDIPIDPEVNYTTAGLNDSNTFGRVYPYRRTLSFGLQATF
- a CDS encoding glycoside hydrolase family 9 protein produces the protein MINKKRLLPIALAVTTMVAGVGISGCVPSKSDAASGVAAEQEQAWVRINQLGYTPAGVKVAVWVSKSPGRLRSFELVDEKTGKVVFKGSAGEAFGAYGPFKESYRLNFSQFAEPGSYHIKAGKVKSPAFRIDADVYSGTADFALRYMRQQRSGYNPYLQDSCHVHDGYTMYGPMPDSTLIDVSGGWHDASDYLQYATTSANATYHLLAAYRDFPEVFSDQHLDNGLEGSNGVADVLDEAKWGLTWLSKMHPREDWLFNQLADDRDHQGLRLPTKDDVDYGMGKGRARPVYFATGEPQGLGKYKNRATGVASTAGKFASAFALGAQLYGEREDDLASAYSKKALSAYKLGLAKPGVAQTAPNRAPYFYEEDNWVDDMQLGAAALYQLTGDQRYFDQAFQYGLQEKVTPWMGADTARHYQWYPFHNFGHYELAKQAEAGKKAELISFYKEGIERVNRKAKQNAFYRGVPFIWCSNNLTTSFAIQNHLYRELSGDETFAELEQANIDWLFGVNPWGTSMVFGLPAHGDTPEDPHSALTFLHQMPLDGGLVDGPVYGSIYKNLIGIKLEQPDEYAAFQSDLVVYHDDFGDYSTNEPTMDGTASLIYLLASREHRAQEGAQAKK
- a CDS encoding glycoside hydrolase family 10 protein, translating into MKKLFTLTTLVLALLSFNVQSQSHAPKREFRAVWIATVANIDWPSQPGLSSVIQQEEFRYILDEHQKNGMNAVVVQVRPTTDALFRSDRELWSHWLTGTQGKAPNPPYDPLAFQIEEAHKRGMEFHAWFNPYRASHDTIIANLNPNHITQTKPEWFVQYGGKLYFKPGLPEVREYITGIIMDVVRNYEVDAIHFDDYFYPYPTAEPFPDDEDFAKYGAGFASKDDWRRYNVDEVIRTLSDSIKAVNPRVKFGISPFSIWRNKTAEDARGSDTKGGLTNYDHLYADIRGWLEKDWIDYNVPQLYFHIGYEVADYAKLLDWWSNNNFGKHLYIGQGTYKINSDRRFKEWSDPLENGRQLRLNRSTPNVHGSVFFSSRSVMSNPNGVQDSLRQDFYRLPALVPTMKWIDAVAPLAPEALEAKSTHEGIYLTWSASKPASDGESARYYVIYRFLKKQQPDFDNPENIVAKVYKDTHQFLDTTVSAGEGYVYFVTSLDQIQNESAPSPRVKAKGRKLL
- a CDS encoding RagB/SusD family nutrient uptake outer membrane protein, with product MKIKFIAAILLASSMLMSCEKDFLETPPVDKLTDDSYWTNEENVRTFSYGFYTAYFTGYGSGYSWGKYFSGETLNDDFAPSNPTQFIKNVPSSGGGWTFAWVRKANIFIDRVQDVPMAEDAKNHWTGVGRFFRGLEYHDLVKSFGDVPWFEQELTEADVELLYKTRDSRTFVMDKVLADFRYAAENVRATDGAKGLTVNRDVVLAFMSRVFLFEGTWQKYHNNNAEKAAEYLEASKWAAEQIISSGKYSLGDYRAVFNSLNLAGNPEVILYRQYEPGILTHALNSYNNKEPQTGVSKDAIDTYLAEDGLPISVSPLYQGDHGVENVMANRDPRITETFVSDELRLNGIASNYSTSGYATHKFLNESIKDTPEGSSNLNPTDAPVIRYGEVLVNYAEAAAELATVGGPALTQADLDMSINVLRSRPGIEMPDLQVMGNEAAVNGIVYSDPERDPSVSPIIWEIRRERRVELMMEGFRLDDLKRWMKLEYVDTQANEDINRGAWIRRADYKGLKDDVVLTGAEEGYIIPAPSAASQRLFVDPKVYLNPLPLDQIKLYQDNGVELKQNPGW